From a single uncultured Desulfovibrio sp. genomic region:
- a CDS encoding thioesterase family protein, with translation MPHRVSYGETDTMGVLYYAEYLHLFERARSEYIRRCGMSYAEVEKKGLILPVREAQCRYRSSARYDDLVLVRAGIAEWARASLRFVYEIWNEDKTRLLATGMTQHALVNHEGRPVPVPDWFRNLTFTE, from the coding sequence ATGCCGCACCGCGTGTCGTATGGTGAAACAGACACGATGGGCGTGCTTTATTATGCGGAATATCTGCATCTCTTCGAGCGGGCGCGCAGCGAATACATTCGCCGTTGCGGCATGAGCTATGCGGAAGTTGAAAAGAAAGGCCTTATCCTGCCTGTGCGCGAGGCCCAGTGCCGTTACCGCTCATCCGCCCGCTATGATGACCTTGTACTTGTGCGCGCTGGCATAGCCGAATGGGCGCGCGCATCCCTGCGCTTTGTATATGAGATATGGAACGAGGACAAGACGAGACTTCTGGCCACGGGCATGACCCAGCATGCGCTGGTCAATCACGAAGGTCGCCCCGTTCCTGTGCCGGACTGGTTCCGTAATCTCACCTTTACGGAGTAA
- a CDS encoding elongation factor G, with protein sequence MPTPLEMQRTFAIVGTGGCGKTSLAEMLLYKAGAVNRLGAVEDGTTCLDYEPEETRRRGSVQPSCATYLWNKNRHFLLDIPGDGNFTGDMECLLKGVDSVVFVLDAVDGVRPLAKKFWNLVRAAGLPSIIVVNKVDRDRADFQMALDGLSGLNVKPVVLQLPIRQGESFVGVADVLTGKARMFGENGAVAEAEIPAALADDVSLLRDVTVENIAESDEQLMEKYLEEGILSEDDLKTGLRSGVLKGELTPVLACSALENKGGESVLAAIETLLPSPLDRPPFAGRDGAERAAAPDGPVACFIFKTLADPFSGQLSLLRVLSGTINGDATLKNSRTEENERLSNLLYIQGKTQTPCKEPIGPGAIVAVAKLKNTRTGDTLYDEKAPFALPMPALPPQLITYALAPKEKGEEDKVYAAIQRLLDEDITLRLGRDEETGDILLSGMGQLHIELSVEKAKRRFKVDIILKTPKVPYRETVRGKCQVQGRHKKQSGGRGQFGDCWIEMEGLPRGSGYVFEDAIVGGVIPRQYVPAIDKGVQEAAARGFLAGCQVVDFRVKVYDGSYHTVDSSEMAFKVAGSVAFKKAMEGLKPVLLEPIVLLTVSVPDESMGDVIGDLSSRRGKVLGSDSQGGSTEIKAHVPMSEVLRYAPDLRSMTGGQGFFTMEFAHYEEAPQPVAEKVIAEHQKHKAAE encoded by the coding sequence ATGCCTACTCCACTGGAAATGCAACGCACGTTCGCCATCGTCGGAACCGGCGGTTGCGGCAAAACATCCCTGGCAGAGATGCTTCTCTACAAGGCCGGGGCGGTGAATCGCCTGGGGGCTGTAGAAGACGGCACCACATGCCTTGACTACGAACCCGAAGAAACCCGCCGACGCGGCTCCGTTCAACCCTCCTGCGCAACATATCTCTGGAATAAAAACCGCCATTTCCTTCTGGATATCCCCGGTGACGGCAACTTTACAGGCGACATGGAATGCCTGCTCAAGGGCGTGGACAGCGTTGTTTTTGTGCTGGACGCCGTGGACGGAGTGCGCCCCCTTGCCAAAAAGTTCTGGAATCTGGTCCGCGCAGCCGGATTGCCCTCCATTATAGTGGTCAACAAGGTTGACCGCGACCGCGCCGATTTTCAGATGGCCCTTGACGGACTCTCGGGCCTGAACGTCAAGCCCGTTGTGCTGCAATTGCCCATTCGCCAGGGCGAATCCTTTGTGGGTGTTGCCGATGTGCTGACGGGCAAGGCCCGCATGTTTGGCGAAAACGGCGCCGTCGCAGAGGCTGAAATTCCTGCCGCCCTGGCTGACGATGTCAGCCTGCTGCGCGATGTGACCGTAGAAAACATCGCTGAGAGCGATGAACAGCTCATGGAAAAATATCTGGAAGAAGGCATTCTTTCAGAAGATGACCTCAAGACAGGCCTGCGCTCGGGTGTGCTCAAAGGCGAGCTTACGCCGGTGCTGGCCTGCTCGGCCCTTGAAAACAAGGGCGGCGAATCCGTACTGGCCGCCATTGAAACCCTGCTGCCCTCGCCCCTTGATCGCCCGCCCTTTGCGGGTCGCGATGGCGCAGAACGCGCCGCTGCCCCGGATGGGCCGGTGGCCTGCTTTATTTTCAAAACTTTGGCCGATCCTTTTTCGGGGCAGCTTTCCCTCCTGCGGGTTCTTTCCGGCACCATCAACGGCGACGCCACGCTGAAAAACTCCCGCACAGAAGAAAACGAACGCCTCAGCAACCTGCTGTACATTCAGGGCAAAACGCAGACCCCCTGCAAGGAGCCCATTGGCCCCGGTGCCATCGTGGCCGTTGCCAAGCTCAAGAACACCCGCACGGGCGACACCCTCTACGATGAAAAAGCCCCCTTTGCCCTGCCCATGCCCGCCCTGCCCCCGCAGCTCATCACCTATGCCCTCGCCCCCAAGGAAAAAGGGGAGGAAGACAAGGTCTACGCAGCCATCCAGCGGCTGCTGGATGAAGACATCACCCTGCGTCTGGGGCGCGACGAAGAAACCGGCGACATTCTGCTTTCCGGCATGGGGCAGTTGCATATCGAGCTTTCGGTCGAAAAGGCCAAACGCCGCTTCAAGGTGGATATCATCCTCAAAACGCCCAAGGTTCCCTACCGCGAAACCGTGCGCGGCAAATGTCAGGTACAGGGCCGTCACAAAAAGCAGTCCGGCGGCCGTGGTCAGTTTGGCGATTGCTGGATCGAGATGGAAGGCCTGCCGCGCGGTTCCGGCTATGTGTTTGAAGACGCCATCGTGGGCGGCGTTATCCCCCGCCAGTACGTTCCCGCCATCGACAAGGGCGTTCAGGAAGCCGCAGCTCGCGGATTTCTGGCCGGATGCCAGGTGGTGGACTTCCGCGTCAAGGTCTACGATGGCAGCTACCACACGGTAGACTCGTCAGAAATGGCCTTCAAGGTGGCTGGCTCCGTTGCTTTCAAAAAGGCCATGGAAGGCCTCAAGCCCGTGCTGCTCGAACCCATTGTGCTGCTCACCGTTTCCGTGCCCGATGAAAGCATGGGCGATGTCATCGGCGACCTTTCCTCCCGCCGGGGCAAGGTGCTGGGTTCTGATTCGCAGGGCGGCAGCACGGAAATCAAGGCCCACGTGCCCATGAGCGAAGTACTGCGCTACGCGCCCGACCTGCGCTCCATGACCGGTGGGCAGGGATTCTTCACCATGGAATTTGCCCATTATGAAGAAGCCCCGCAACCCGTGGCGGAAAAGGTCATTGCCGAGCATCAGAAACACAAGGCTGCCGAATAA
- a CDS encoding 4'-phosphopantetheinyl transferase superfamily protein → MENMERPLTILCTPLPSGSSKELEGWRCALEAALEPWLDDRQLAHVRRFGRSPNGQTEAREMRQDVLRAALSRLLARAQLVTHAAQQARAISSSIAGPLPQLGMDTQGRPLFTGWHAAFSHSGEAAFCALCPAPADAAVAPHALDAESLLSSPPALNAFAPAELPWHETGLSQQGINREALRRWTIKEALLKASGLGLGMNPARIPTGRFGQRAGIWHGPMGIFYWRSLPYPGHWLCMAQQMNAGTDFQPEFLRALVLRQTPATLLRALSALRPRV, encoded by the coding sequence ATGGAAAACATGGAACGCCCGCTCACAATACTCTGCACCCCCCTGCCCTCTGGCTCCAGTAAAGAGCTGGAAGGCTGGCGCTGTGCGCTTGAAGCGGCGCTGGAACCATGGCTGGACGACAGGCAGCTTGCCCATGTGCGCCGCTTTGGCCGCTCGCCAAACGGTCAGACCGAGGCTCGGGAGATGCGGCAGGACGTGCTGCGGGCGGCTTTGTCGCGGCTGCTCGCGCGCGCCCAACTGGTGACGCATGCCGCACAGCAGGCCAGAGCAATAAGTTCAAGCATCGCAGGGCCGCTGCCGCAACTGGGCATGGATACTCAGGGCCGCCCCCTGTTCACCGGTTGGCACGCGGCCTTCAGCCACAGCGGCGAGGCGGCCTTTTGCGCCCTTTGCCCTGCGCCAGCAGATGCCGCCGTTGCCCCTCATGCGCTGGATGCGGAATCGTTGCTTTCATCGCCGCCAGCCCTCAATGCCTTTGCCCCGGCAGAACTGCCCTGGCACGAGACCGGCCTTTCACAGCAGGGCATCAACCGTGAAGCCCTGCGCCGCTGGACAATCAAGGAGGCCCTGCTCAAGGCATCCGGTCTGGGGCTGGGCATGAATCCCGCCAGGATTCCCACAGGGAGGTTCGGCCAGCGGGCCGGGATCTGGCACGGGCCGATGGGCATCTTTTACTGGCGCAGCCTGCCCTACCCCGGACACTGGCTGTGCATGGCGCAACAGATGAACGCAGGAACAGACTTCCAACCTGAATTTTTACGGGCACTGGTGCTCCGTCAGACCCCGGCTACCCTGCTGCGCGCCCTTTCCGCCCTACGCCCGCGCGTCTGA
- the trmD gene encoding tRNA (guanosine(37)-N1)-methyltransferase TrmD, translated as MPRFHLVTLFPEFFESPLSTALMGRAREAGIVECSLHDPRQFSTDKHRHVDDRPYGGGPGMVMQGEPLARALRSIERPGRMLFMAPGGRPLTQDMVRDLAREEDLTIVCGRYEGIDARLLQLFPLEPVSVGDIVLNGGESAALSVLEAVARLMPGFMGKEESGDDESFSHGLLEYPHYTRPESLEGLSVPEVLQSGDHARIAQWRRQESVRATLRMRPEMLNEAPLYREDVQTLAETPRDRPGRNLSFCLVHYPVSLGPKKIGASSLTNLDIHDIARISRSYAMGSFYPVTPLRDQLRVLEEILRHWTRGPGGIGNADRAQALGLVQPATSLEEAVAHMTAQHGTRPRLVASSAVWPAKGKASQPGRMPMTPRDVRRWCDQGPVMLCLGTAQGLAPEVLEQCEGTLRPVRFLGYNHLSVRSAAAILADRILGDYY; from the coding sequence ATGCCGCGTTTTCACCTTGTCACGCTTTTTCCCGAATTTTTCGAGTCGCCCCTGTCCACCGCCCTCATGGGCCGTGCACGGGAGGCTGGCATTGTGGAATGCAGCCTTCATGACCCCCGACAGTTCAGCACAGACAAACACCGTCATGTGGACGACCGCCCCTACGGCGGCGGCCCCGGCATGGTCATGCAGGGCGAGCCTCTGGCCCGCGCCCTGCGCTCCATTGAGCGGCCCGGCCGCATGCTGTTCATGGCCCCCGGCGGACGCCCGCTGACGCAGGACATGGTGCGCGATCTTGCGCGCGAGGAAGACCTGACCATTGTTTGCGGCAGGTACGAGGGCATTGACGCGCGGCTGTTGCAGCTGTTTCCGCTTGAACCTGTGAGCGTGGGCGATATTGTGCTCAACGGCGGCGAAAGCGCGGCTCTTTCCGTGCTGGAGGCCGTGGCCCGCCTCATGCCCGGTTTTATGGGCAAGGAAGAATCCGGCGACGACGAAAGCTTTTCTCACGGATTGCTGGAATACCCGCACTATACGCGGCCAGAATCCCTGGAAGGTCTGTCGGTTCCCGAGGTGCTGCAAAGCGGCGACCATGCCCGCATCGCCCAGTGGCGCAGGCAGGAATCCGTGCGCGCCACCTTGCGCATGCGCCCGGAAATGTTGAATGAAGCGCCGCTCTATCGCGAAGACGTGCAAACGCTGGCTGAAACCCCACGTGACAGGCCGGGACGCAACCTTTCGTTCTGCCTTGTTCACTACCCGGTTTCCCTTGGGCCAAAAAAAATCGGCGCTTCCTCTTTGACAAATCTGGACATACACGATATAGCCCGAATTTCCCGCAGCTATGCGATGGGTTCCTTTTATCCGGTGACCCCTCTTCGCGACCAGTTGCGGGTACTGGAAGAAATTTTGCGTCACTGGACGCGGGGGCCGGGCGGTATCGGAAACGCCGACCGCGCTCAGGCCCTCGGCCTGGTGCAACCCGCGACTTCGCTTGAAGAAGCGGTGGCGCATATGACCGCGCAGCATGGAACGCGACCCAGACTGGTGGCTAGTTCTGCCGTCTGGCCTGCCAAGGGCAAGGCATCCCAACCGGGACGCATGCCCATGACTCCGCGTGACGTGCGGCGCTGGTGCGACCAGGGGCCGGTTATGCTCTGCCTGGGCACGGCGCAAGGGCTTGCGCCGGAGGTGCTCGAACAGTGCGAAGGCACTCTGAGGCCGGTGCGTTTTTTGGGCTACAACCATCTTTCGGTGCGCAGCGCGGCCGCCATTCTGGCCGACAGGATATTAGGCGACTACTACTGA
- the rplS gene encoding 50S ribosomal protein L19 has translation MDIIRKIELENQRMDLPAFRSGDTVKVHLRIVEGEKERIQVFQGNVIRIKRGTTSATFTVRKVSDGVGVERIFPLNSPFIDRVELITQGRVRRSRLYYLRALKGKAARIKPRGRF, from the coding sequence ATGGACATCATCAGGAAAATTGAACTGGAAAACCAGCGCATGGATCTTCCCGCGTTTCGCTCCGGCGACACGGTGAAAGTGCACCTGCGCATTGTGGAAGGCGAAAAAGAACGTATCCAGGTCTTCCAGGGTAACGTTATCCGCATCAAGCGCGGCACCACCAGCGCCACCTTTACGGTGCGCAAGGTTTCCGACGGCGTGGGCGTGGAACGTATTTTCCCGCTCAACTCGCCCTTCATCGACCGCGTTGAGCTGATCACGCAGGGCCGCGTGCGCCGCAGCCGCCTGTACTACCTGCGTGCCCTCAAGGGCAAAGCCGCGCGCATCAAGCCGCGTGGCCGCTTCTGA
- a CDS encoding ribonuclease HII translates to MGKKAMSRPARPRNQQAQASLVQLVSTLSAPLPQDDSPLLQASSQTGPQIFTAGIDEAGRGCLAGPVVAAAVILPECYDLPGLNDSKACSAKTRDMLAPRIRQCAVAWGLGVVWPARIDAINILQATFEAMSRAVRCLRCAPAHLLIDGNKTVPGEVFAFYWRKGHTAPLPSQRCIIGGDASEPAISAASILAKTYRDKLMTRLEKRWPGYGFEAHKGYGTEDHYEALRRLGPCPQHRLTFRGVLPEKPSPQQGSLL, encoded by the coding sequence ATGGGCAAAAAAGCAATGAGCCGCCCGGCAAGGCCGCGCAACCAGCAGGCACAGGCGAGCCTTGTCCAGCTGGTGAGCACCTTGAGCGCCCCGCTGCCCCAGGATGATTCTCCCCTTTTGCAGGCAAGCAGCCAGACAGGCCCACAAATTTTTACCGCTGGCATAGACGAGGCCGGTCGCGGTTGTCTGGCCGGGCCGGTAGTAGCCGCTGCGGTCATATTGCCGGAGTGCTACGACCTGCCGGGCCTCAACGATTCCAAGGCATGCAGCGCCAAAACCCGCGACATGCTCGCCCCGCGTATACGCCAGTGCGCGGTGGCCTGGGGTCTGGGTGTGGTGTGGCCCGCCCGCATTGACGCCATCAATATTTTACAGGCCACTTTTGAAGCCATGAGCAGGGCCGTGCGCTGCCTGCGCTGCGCGCCCGCGCATCTGCTCATCGACGGCAACAAGACCGTACCCGGCGAGGTTTTTGCCTTCTACTGGCGCAAGGGGCATACAGCCCCCCTGCCCTCGCAGCGCTGCATTATTGGCGGCGACGCCAGCGAACCGGCCATCTCCGCCGCGTCCATCCTTGCCAAAACTTACAGGGATAAGCTCATGACCCGGCTGGAAAAACGCTGGCCCGGCTACGGCTTTGAAGCCCACAAAGGCTATGGCACAGAGGATCATTACGAAGCCCTGCGCCGCCTAGGGCCCTGCCCGCAGCACCGTCTGACCTTTCGGGGCGTTTTACCCGAAAAGCCAAGCCCGCAGCAGGGCAGCCTGTTGTGA
- a CDS encoding YraN family protein, whose translation MNLGRKGEEAARKLLQRSGMELLDCNWRSGRLELDIVCRDGDTIVFVEVKTRSSSTYGGPAAALTSAKQRTLCRAARAWLAAHDAWSSPCRFDVVCIVREGDTLHLEHCRHAFECEPSVDSGNATWQPW comes from the coding sequence CTGAACCTTGGGCGCAAAGGCGAGGAAGCCGCGCGCAAGCTGCTGCAACGCAGCGGCATGGAACTGCTGGACTGCAACTGGCGCAGCGGCAGGCTTGAACTCGATATTGTCTGCCGCGATGGCGACACCATTGTTTTTGTCGAAGTAAAAACCCGCAGCAGTTCAACCTACGGCGGCCCCGCCGCCGCACTGACCTCTGCCAAGCAGCGTACCCTGTGCCGGGCGGCCAGGGCGTGGCTTGCGGCCCACGATGCATGGAGCAGCCCCTGCCGGTTTGATGTGGTCTGCATTGTGCGCGAGGGCGATACCCTGCACCTGGAGCACTGCCGCCATGCCTTTGAATGCGAACCGTCTGTGGATAGTGGCAACGCCACTTGGCAACCCTGGTGA
- the rsmI gene encoding 16S rRNA (cytidine(1402)-2'-O)-methyltransferase, whose product MPLNANRLWIVATPLGNPGDLSPRAREVLASADLVLAEDTRRTARLLRDCGIEARRLLSFYDHNEAERQEGVLRMLREGQTVALVSDAGTPLLADPGYRLVRACRKEGLAVSPLPGPSAPVTALSAAGIPPLPHSFLGFLPRDAAGRDALFAAFTHVPGALIFFERKDRLKESLAQAARILGPREVAVCRELTKEHEEFIVGRLEDSDLLPDELLGEITVVVGPPEQAERTPREDVLLLAQEELAQGGKPRQVARRVQDAVRGWSGKEIYALLTGTEQAEPEA is encoded by the coding sequence ATGCCTTTGAATGCGAACCGTCTGTGGATAGTGGCAACGCCACTTGGCAACCCTGGTGATCTTTCGCCTCGTGCGCGCGAGGTGCTGGCGAGCGCCGATCTTGTGCTGGCCGAGGATACCCGCCGCACTGCCCGCCTGTTGCGCGATTGCGGCATTGAAGCCCGCCGCCTGCTGAGTTTTTACGATCACAACGAGGCCGAGCGGCAGGAGGGCGTATTGCGCATGCTGCGTGAAGGCCAGACCGTTGCCCTTGTCTCCGATGCCGGAACGCCGCTCTTGGCTGATCCCGGCTACCGTCTGGTGCGGGCCTGCCGCAAGGAGGGCCTTGCCGTATCCCCCCTGCCGGGGCCTTCGGCTCCCGTAACGGCCCTTTCCGCCGCTGGCATTCCCCCGCTGCCGCACAGTTTTCTGGGATTTCTGCCGCGCGATGCCGCAGGGCGCGACGCCCTTTTTGCCGCCTTTACCCATGTGCCGGGCGCGCTCATTTTTTTTGAGCGCAAGGATCGTCTCAAGGAAAGCCTCGCTCAGGCCGCGCGCATTCTTGGCCCCCGCGAGGTGGCCGTGTGCCGGGAATTGACCAAGGAACACGAGGAATTTATAGTAGGCCGTCTGGAAGACAGCGACCTGCTGCCCGATGAACTGCTGGGCGAAATCACGGTTGTTGTAGGCCCGCCGGAGCAGGCAGAGCGCACCCCAAGGGAAGATGTGCTGCTGCTGGCCCAAGAAGAACTTGCTCAGGGCGGCAAACCTCGTCAGGTTGCCCGCAGGGTGCAGGATGCCGTGCGCGGCTGGTCGGGCAAGGAAATTTACGCCCTGCTGACAGGCACGGAACAGGCGGAGCCGGAAGCTTAG
- a CDS encoding PTS system mannose/fructose/sorbose family transporter subunit IID gives MYPTRVVLACLARTGCINAAMTARGMQQIGLAYVLEPALRELYPEPQAFARAMSRYAGHSNTHPFMIPLFVGILLSLEQAIAKGALPEGALNSVRETLATTLSALGDSFFSGTLLPLWSLLSISLLLAGFTNIAMLLAVILFGSLLLFRAICFVSGLRYGLTTLARLRKLNLINWVDRLKMVNAALAALVIWHLPISTMKPFPWTAYAMGAAAVLAAAWLVGRMRLPRLLLWAVTTGALILVDLGFIGM, from the coding sequence ATGTATCCTACACGCGTTGTACTTGCCTGCCTGGCGCGCACAGGCTGCATCAATGCAGCCATGACCGCCCGGGGGATGCAGCAGATAGGCCTGGCCTACGTGCTGGAGCCGGCCCTGCGCGAACTGTATCCCGAACCGCAGGCCTTTGCCCGCGCCATGAGCCGTTACGCGGGGCACAGCAACACCCACCCCTTCATGATTCCCCTTTTCGTGGGCATCCTGCTCTCGCTTGAGCAGGCCATCGCCAAGGGGGCGCTGCCGGAAGGCGCGCTGAATTCCGTGCGCGAAACTCTGGCCACAACCCTTTCCGCCCTGGGCGACTCATTTTTCAGCGGCACATTGCTGCCCCTGTGGTCGCTGCTCAGCATCAGCCTGCTGCTGGCGGGCTTTACCAACATTGCCATGCTGCTGGCGGTGATCCTGTTCGGTTCCCTGCTGCTGTTCAGGGCCATCTGTTTTGTTTCCGGCCTGCGGTACGGGCTGACCACGCTCGCCCGCCTGCGCAAGCTCAACCTCATCAACTGGGTGGACAGGCTCAAGATGGTCAATGCCGCGCTGGCCGCACTGGTTATCTGGCATCTGCCCATCAGCACCATGAAGCCCTTTCCCTGGACAGCCTACGCCATGGGCGCAGCAGCGGTGCTTGCCGCCGCATGGCTCGTGGGGCGAATGCGCCTGCCAAGACTGCTGCTTTGGGCTGTGACAACAGGAGCCCTTATTCTCGTGGACTTGGGCTTCATAGGCATGTAG
- a CDS encoding HPr family phosphocarrier protein, whose translation MEEAIEQTPRGLALRVCIGLRNGLHARPAARLAQEAQRYASDILLVSDTGEVDAKSMLDILSLAPPANAELTLVAQGDDAREALCGLAQFLTNLQD comes from the coding sequence ATGGAAGAAGCCATTGAACAAACGCCGCGAGGACTGGCGCTACGGGTATGCATTGGCCTGCGCAACGGCCTGCACGCCCGCCCGGCGGCCCGTCTGGCGCAAGAGGCGCAGCGCTATGCCTCAGATATACTGCTTGTCAGCGACACCGGCGAAGTAGACGCCAAAAGCATGCTCGACATACTTTCTCTTGCGCCGCCCGCCAATGCGGAACTGACCCTGGTGGCTCAGGGTGACGATGCCCGCGAAGCTCTTTGCGGCCTGGCCCAATTTTTAACCAACCTACAGGACTGA
- the ptsP gene encoding phosphoenolpyruvate--protein phosphotransferase, protein MARAVLFGTPVSPGVAIGRVRFMHKTRQDDERRITAAEVAAEQETLRAAAESVRASLAATMENVPEDLSEYRDVIAAQMEMARDPKLLKAALARIESNLVCASWALKLTVDELCALFRSMDDAYLRDRAQDIRAVGLRLREHLAADPAHKGEDETPGVLVAEDLSPADVMELNLDLVLGILTAEGGPTSHTAILSRGLHIPCLAGVTGLMDIARENETLVVDGLGGSVLLSPDEADEARFTARREEYTAWEDLTLKSARWPAEMCDGVRVEVQANLEGTNELSALAQCGADGVGLYRTEFAYFTDRLPSEEDLLAEYAAVAQRAAPDRVVFRTLDVGADKMLHAQAVLKEPNPALGLRGIRFCLRHQGIFRTQLRALMRAGAMGNVAIMLPMISCMDEVQQVRRIMQELHQELAAQNLPHAPLLPLGVMVETPAAALICDALARECDFFSIGTNDLIHYIMGIDRNNRHVAYLNEPLHPAIVRSLKHIIDAAHREGIGVSVCGELASDPFGLALLLGMGVDTVSAAPRFVPGMKHLIRQFNAQTCMDLANSVLLSTDVAASKRMVREALQQSLGQELAFHTTSLFTYSHP, encoded by the coding sequence ATGGCCCGCGCGGTACTTTTCGGCACACCTGTTTCGCCTGGCGTAGCCATAGGCAGGGTGCGCTTCATGCACAAGACACGGCAGGATGACGAACGCCGCATCACTGCCGCCGAAGTGGCTGCGGAGCAGGAGACCCTGCGCGCCGCCGCTGAAAGCGTGCGCGCCTCACTGGCCGCCACCATGGAAAATGTGCCGGAAGACCTTTCGGAATACCGCGACGTCATTGCCGCCCAGATGGAAATGGCCCGCGACCCCAAGCTGCTCAAGGCCGCGCTGGCCCGCATAGAAAGCAACCTTGTGTGCGCCTCGTGGGCGCTCAAACTCACGGTGGATGAACTGTGCGCGCTGTTCAGAAGTATGGACGACGCCTACCTGCGCGACCGCGCCCAGGATATCCGCGCCGTGGGCCTGCGCCTGCGCGAGCATCTGGCGGCAGACCCGGCCCACAAGGGAGAGGATGAAACCCCCGGCGTGCTGGTGGCGGAAGACCTCTCCCCCGCCGATGTCATGGAACTCAACCTTGACCTGGTGCTGGGCATTCTGACCGCAGAAGGCGGCCCCACCTCCCACACGGCCATTTTGTCGCGCGGGCTGCACATTCCCTGCCTTGCGGGCGTTACCGGGCTCATGGACATTGCCCGCGAAAACGAAACCCTGGTGGTGGACGGTCTCGGCGGCAGCGTACTGCTCAGCCCCGATGAGGCTGACGAGGCCCGCTTTACGGCCCGGCGCGAGGAATATACGGCGTGGGAAGACCTCACGCTCAAATCTGCCCGCTGGCCTGCCGAAATGTGCGATGGCGTACGAGTGGAAGTTCAGGCCAACCTTGAAGGCACCAATGAACTGTCAGCTCTTGCCCAGTGCGGTGCCGACGGCGTGGGCCTGTACCGCACCGAATTTGCCTATTTTACCGACCGCCTGCCGTCAGAAGAAGACCTGCTGGCAGAATACGCGGCAGTGGCACAGCGGGCCGCGCCGGATCGGGTGGTGTTTCGCACGCTTGACGTGGGCGCAGACAAGATGCTCCACGCGCAGGCAGTGCTCAAGGAGCCTAACCCGGCGCTGGGTTTGCGCGGCATACGTTTTTGCCTGCGGCATCAGGGCATTTTTCGCACGCAGCTGCGGGCGCTCATGCGCGCCGGGGCTATGGGCAATGTGGCCATCATGCTGCCCATGATTTCCTGCATGGATGAAGTGCAGCAGGTGCGCCGCATCATGCAGGAACTGCATCAGGAGCTTGCGGCGCAAAACCTGCCCCACGCCCCATTGCTGCCCTTGGGCGTCATGGTTGAAACCCCGGCTGCGGCCCTTATTTGCGATGCCCTTGCGCGGGAGTGCGACTTTTTCAGCATCGGCACCAATGACCTTATCCACTACATAATGGGCATTGACCGCAACAACCGCCATGTGGCCTACCTCAACGAGCCGCTGCATCCGGCTATCGTGCGCTCGCTCAAGCACATAATTGACGCCGCCCACCGCGAGGGCATAGGTGTTTCCGTCTGCGGCGAGCTTGCTTCTGACCCCTTTGGCCTGGCCCTGCTGCTGGGCATGGGCGTGGACACTGTGTCCGCCGCCCCCCGATTTGTACCGGGCATGAAGCACCTTATACGCCAGTTCAACGCCCAGACCTGCATGGATCTGGCCAACAGCGTGCTGCTCAGCACCGATGTGGCCGCTTCCAAACGCATGGTGCGCGAAGCGTTGCAACAGTCACTGGGACAGGAACTGGCCTTTCACACCACAAGCCTTTTCACATACAGTCACCCATGA
- the smpB gene encoding SsrA-binding protein SmpB — MNQKISPSTVALNKKARHLYELSEFTEAGIVLTGPEVKSIRAGKVNFIDSYVDFRQGEAWLVSLHIAPYANAGYVSQEPDRARKLLMHEREISKFAGLVAQQGLTVVPVRLYFKRGKIKVEIALGKGKKLHDHRETLKRRAEERDMARELS; from the coding sequence ATGAACCAAAAAATATCCCCATCCACTGTGGCCCTGAATAAAAAGGCCCGCCACCTCTATGAACTTTCCGAGTTCACCGAGGCGGGCATTGTACTGACCGGCCCGGAAGTCAAAAGCATCCGCGCGGGCAAGGTCAACTTTATCGACAGCTACGTAGACTTTCGCCAGGGAGAAGCCTGGCTTGTTTCGCTGCACATCGCGCCCTACGCCAACGCGGGCTATGTGTCGCAGGAGCCAGACCGCGCGCGCAAACTGCTGATGCACGAACGGGAAATTTCCAAATTCGCAGGGCTGGTGGCCCAGCAGGGCCTGACGGTTGTGCCCGTGCGCCTCTACTTCAAGCGGGGCAAGATCAAGGTAGAAATTGCCCTCGGCAAGGGCAAAAAACTGCACGACCACCGCGAAACACTCAAACGCAGGGCAGAAGAACGGGATATGGCCCGGGAGCTGTCCTAG